One Thermoanaerobaculales bacterium genomic window carries:
- a CDS encoding M6 family metalloprotease domain-containing protein, which translates to MTPTIRGRAAVLIGVVLACAGTAVALEPPTREQLDRYRRDGSLSWRAAAARSIGNHRVAPHLAARLSSAKAVAAGWGLPSQGSPRVLALLIAFSDYPGWTDPAAVDAKLFGDGDPMAHPYESLRNFYRRASYDLLEIGGSTLGWYTAPYPRSAVEQTTAGREAVIREAIMSFDAAGHDFSQYDNDGDGAIDYFIVVWTGPHDDWAEFWWGYQTRFQDGSFRVDGTRLAVYSWQWENYDWPGPFDPTVVIHETGHALGLPDYYDYDDSIGPRGGVGGLDQMDSNWGDHNCFSKYLLGWLTPEAVNQGTAAFLLSPSGDAPEAALLMNGDLQTDPYGEHFMVQLRRRQANDSDYPADGLLVWHVDARTGPDDRFLYDNSYTDHKLLRLMEADGLEEIEQNGSADAGDFFTPGDVFGPDTHPGSSRYDGASINLLVDAIADSGQDMAFQASLGSGCALFCDAAVVATAWPRSVVSFDGSVSTENCVGSPSSGWTVGSAVLPGAASIDWALPAGSYQWSFAAELGDAACTREGELLVCADERCWQWAATQPMAVPRALHAAVRLRDGRVLVAGGGQPQIYDPAGGGWTPTGVLEGGFGMARAVVLDDGRVLLTGSTPADPVNAAIYDPGTDSWRATAPMQFDRTYHSAARLGDGRVLVAGGFFDDGQGATDDVLTTEVFDPTTESWSVVGDLPEAIELPGLTPLADGRALLTGNRRALYFDPATDSWTAGRTLAFPRRYHAAVPLPSGRVLLIGGAETLRVTDIDPVANRESSVTVLSSWRILPAAAVLPSGNVLVSGGIDSAYRALATADLIDPVEEGWSEVAAMADARFGHELTLLAGGDVLVTGGATVTDGGGELPLASAERYARPAVGPLRSTGRVAP; encoded by the coding sequence ATGACGCCGACGATCCGAGGCCGGGCTGCTGTTCTGATCGGTGTGGTTTTGGCGTGCGCCGGGACAGCCGTCGCGCTCGAGCCGCCGACCCGCGAGCAGCTCGACCGCTACCGGCGCGACGGCAGCCTGTCGTGGAGGGCCGCCGCAGCGAGGAGCATCGGCAACCACCGGGTGGCGCCGCACCTGGCGGCCCGGCTGTCCTCGGCCAAGGCCGTGGCGGCGGGGTGGGGCCTGCCGTCGCAGGGAAGCCCGCGGGTGCTCGCCCTGCTGATCGCCTTTAGCGACTACCCGGGCTGGACCGACCCCGCCGCCGTGGACGCGAAGCTGTTCGGCGACGGCGACCCGATGGCCCACCCCTACGAGAGCCTGCGGAACTTCTACCGGCGCGCGTCCTACGACCTGCTCGAGATCGGCGGCTCCACCCTCGGCTGGTACACGGCGCCCTACCCGCGCTCGGCGGTCGAGCAGACCACCGCCGGCCGCGAGGCCGTGATCCGCGAGGCGATCATGTCCTTCGACGCTGCCGGCCACGACTTCTCCCAGTACGACAACGACGGCGACGGCGCCATCGACTACTTCATCGTCGTCTGGACCGGCCCGCACGACGACTGGGCCGAGTTCTGGTGGGGCTACCAGACGAGGTTCCAGGACGGCTCGTTCCGGGTCGACGGCACCCGGCTGGCGGTGTACTCCTGGCAGTGGGAGAACTACGACTGGCCGGGCCCCTTCGACCCGACGGTCGTCATCCACGAGACCGGCCACGCCCTCGGCCTGCCGGACTACTACGACTACGACGACTCGATCGGACCGCGCGGCGGGGTCGGCGGGCTCGACCAGATGGACAGCAACTGGGGCGACCACAACTGCTTCAGCAAGTACCTGCTGGGCTGGCTGACGCCCGAGGCGGTCAACCAGGGCACCGCCGCGTTTCTGCTGAGCCCGTCCGGCGATGCCCCCGAGGCGGCGCTGCTGATGAACGGCGACCTGCAGACCGACCCCTACGGCGAGCACTTCATGGTGCAGCTCCGGCGGCGGCAGGCCAACGACAGCGACTACCCGGCCGACGGGCTGCTGGTCTGGCACGTCGACGCCCGCACCGGGCCGGACGACCGCTTCCTCTACGACAACTCGTACACCGACCACAAGCTGCTGCGCCTGATGGAGGCGGATGGCCTGGAGGAGATCGAGCAGAACGGGTCGGCCGACGCCGGCGATTTCTTCACCCCCGGCGACGTCTTCGGACCCGACACCCACCCCGGCTCGAGCCGTTACGACGGCGCCTCGATCAACCTGCTCGTGGACGCGATCGCCGACAGCGGGCAGGACATGGCTTTCCAGGCCTCGCTCGGCTCCGGCTGTGCGCTGTTCTGCGACGCGGCTGTCGTCGCGACCGCGTGGCCGCGGTCGGTGGTCTCCTTCGATGGCTCCGTGAGCACCGAGAACTGCGTGGGGTCGCCGTCGTCAGGCTGGACCGTCGGCAGCGCCGTCCTGCCGGGCGCGGCCAGCATCGACTGGGCGCTGCCGGCCGGCAGCTACCAGTGGAGCTTCGCGGCCGAGCTCGGTGATGCCGCGTGCACCAGAGAGGGGGAGCTCCTGGTGTGCGCCGACGAGCGCTGCTGGCAGTGGGCCGCGACCCAGCCGATGGCCGTGCCACGGGCGCTGCACGCGGCGGTCCGGCTCCGCGACGGCCGGGTGCTGGTGGCGGGCGGCGGCCAGCCGCAGATCTACGACCCGGCCGGCGGCGGCTGGACCCCGACCGGCGTTCTCGAGGGCGGCTTCGGCATGGCGCGGGCGGTCGTCCTCGACGACGGCCGGGTGCTGCTGACCGGCAGCACGCCTGCCGACCCGGTCAACGCCGCGATCTACGACCCGGGCACCGACAGCTGGCGGGCGACCGCGCCGATGCAGTTCGACCGCACCTACCACTCGGCGGCGAGGCTGGGCGACGGCCGGGTGCTGGTCGCCGGCGGGTTCTTCGACGACGGCCAGGGCGCGACGGACGACGTGCTGACGACCGAGGTCTTCGATCCCACGACCGAGTCCTGGAGTGTGGTCGGCGACCTGCCGGAGGCCATCGAGCTGCCTGGGCTGACCCCGCTCGCCGACGGCCGCGCGCTGCTGACCGGCAACCGCAGGGCCCTCTACTTCGACCCGGCGACCGACAGCTGGACGGCGGGACGGACGCTCGCGTTCCCTCGCCGGTACCACGCGGCGGTGCCGCTGCCGAGCGGCCGCGTGCTGCTGATCGGCGGCGCCGAGACGCTGCGTGTGACCGACATCGACCCGGTCGCCAACCGCGAGTCGTCGGTCACCGTGCTCAGCTCGTGGCGGATCCTGCCGGCGGCAGCGGTGCTGCCGTCGGGGAACGTCCTGGTCAGCGGCGGCATCGACTCCGCCTACCGCGCCCTCGCGACCGCCGACCTCATCGATCCCGTCGAGGAGGGTTGGTCCGAGGTGGCGGCGATGGCCGATGCGCGGTTCGGGCACGAGCTGACCCTGCTCGCGGGCGGCGATGTGCTGGTCACGGGCGGCGCCACCGTCACGGACGGTGGCGGCGAGCTGCCGCTGGCGAGCGCCGAGCGCTACGCCCGCCCGGCGGTGGGGCCGCTGCGCTCAACGGGCCGGGTGGCGCCCTGA
- a CDS encoding NmrA/HSCARG family protein, translating into MTRKKIIAVVGATGAQGGGLVRAILGDPAGGFAARALTRNVESPRAQELAALGAEVVAADLDDRESLERAFAGAWGAFCVTNFWEHFSPDREKAQARAMAEAAKRTGLQHVIWSTLEDTRRWVPLSDDRMPTLMGSYKVPHFDAKGESDRTFAELGVPTTFLLTSFYWDNLIHFGMGPKPAGDGTLAFTLPMGGAKLPGIAAADIGRCAYGIFKRGGELIGKTVGIAGEHLSGEEMAAALGKALGTAVRHNAVDPAVYRGFGFPGAEDLGNMFQFKRDFEDTFRGARDLAFSRSLNPELQSFEGWLAANADRIPRG; encoded by the coding sequence ATGACCCGCAAGAAGATCATCGCCGTCGTCGGGGCCACCGGGGCGCAAGGTGGCGGGCTGGTGCGCGCCATCCTCGGCGACCCGGCCGGCGGCTTCGCTGCGCGCGCCCTGACGCGCAACGTCGAATCGCCCAGGGCCCAGGAGCTCGCCGCGCTGGGCGCCGAGGTGGTGGCCGCCGACCTCGACGACCGGGAGAGCCTCGAGCGCGCCTTCGCCGGTGCCTGGGGGGCGTTCTGCGTGACCAACTTCTGGGAGCACTTCTCACCCGACAGGGAGAAGGCCCAGGCGCGTGCCATGGCCGAGGCCGCCAAACGCACCGGCCTGCAGCACGTGATCTGGTCCACCCTCGAGGACACCAGGCGGTGGGTGCCGCTGTCGGATGACCGCATGCCGACTCTGATGGGCTCGTACAAGGTGCCGCACTTCGACGCCAAGGGCGAGTCGGACCGGACCTTCGCCGAGCTCGGCGTGCCCACCACCTTCCTGCTCACCTCCTTCTACTGGGACAACCTGATCCACTTCGGGATGGGCCCCAAGCCGGCGGGAGACGGCACCCTCGCCTTCACCCTGCCGATGGGCGGGGCGAAGCTGCCCGGTATCGCCGCAGCGGACATCGGCCGCTGCGCCTACGGCATCTTCAAGCGCGGCGGTGAGCTGATCGGGAAGACCGTCGGCATCGCCGGCGAGCACCTGAGCGGCGAGGAGATGGCGGCCGCCCTCGGCAAGGCGCTGGGCACGGCGGTTCGCCACAACGCAGTCGACCCGGCGGTCTACCGCGGCTTCGGGTTCCCGGGCGCCGAGGACCTCGGCAACATGTTCCAGTTCAAGCGCGACTTCGAGGACACCTTCCGCGGCGCCCGCGACCTCGCCTTCTCGCGCTCCCTCAACCCCGAGCTGCAGAGCTTCGAGGGCTGGCTCGCCGCCAACGCGGACCGGATCCCGCGCGGCTGA
- a CDS encoding TldD/PmbA family protein yields the protein MGKLQRREFMALAGASAGAWAVSGLFADRLAVAAATAPGLGLFEERFGVTAEMLRQVLQAALSKGGDFAELFLEYSTSNAVEMEDDIIKESDENIRLGIGIRVLKGQQTGFGFTSELALDAMRRAALTAAAIASSGSGGAVAPFAERPPGRQVYQLKMPFSEGTLADRIALVKEGYAAAAAHDKRIVKVRSEFSDELQVVSIFNSEGLLTTDVRPQARMRVTAIAESDGVRVNGSDNAGGRVGRAFYATPGTTPKEIGTRAAEEAIILLGAVYPVPGDQPVVLGSKNSGVVIHEAVGHPFEADGVWKKTSIMWDRMGQKVASPLVTIYDDATIPEARGSLNVDDEGTATGKAVLVDKGVLTGFLHDRLSARVLGTTPNGHGRRQSFRNPPIPRMNNTFLAQGSTPPEEIIASVKKGFYASSYEGGMVQGTGKFTFSVNLGYLIEDGKLTAPVKTATLIGINLKMLNDIEMVGNDLGTFLGSCGKGGQSAPVTAGSPTFKVREMTVGGRA from the coding sequence ATGGGAAAGCTGCAACGACGTGAGTTCATGGCCCTCGCCGGCGCCAGCGCCGGCGCCTGGGCCGTCTCCGGGCTCTTCGCCGACCGGCTGGCGGTCGCCGCCGCGACGGCGCCCGGCCTGGGCCTCTTCGAGGAGCGGTTCGGAGTGACCGCCGAGATGCTGCGCCAGGTCCTCCAGGCGGCGCTGTCCAAGGGCGGCGACTTCGCCGAGCTCTTCCTCGAGTACTCGACCTCGAACGCGGTCGAGATGGAGGACGACATCATCAAGGAGTCGGACGAGAACATCCGGCTCGGCATCGGCATCCGCGTCCTCAAGGGGCAGCAGACCGGCTTCGGCTTCACCTCCGAGCTGGCGCTCGACGCGATGCGCCGCGCGGCCCTGACCGCGGCGGCGATCGCGTCCTCGGGAAGCGGCGGCGCGGTCGCCCCGTTCGCCGAGCGGCCGCCGGGCCGGCAGGTCTACCAGCTCAAGATGCCCTTCTCGGAGGGGACGCTCGCGGACCGGATCGCCCTCGTCAAGGAGGGCTACGCCGCGGCCGCTGCCCACGACAAGAGGATCGTCAAGGTCCGCTCGGAGTTTTCGGACGAGCTCCAGGTGGTGTCCATCTTCAACAGCGAGGGCCTGCTCACAACCGACGTCCGGCCGCAGGCCAGGATGCGGGTGACCGCCATCGCGGAGAGCGACGGCGTCCGCGTCAACGGCTCGGACAACGCCGGCGGCCGGGTCGGCCGGGCGTTCTACGCCACCCCCGGCACCACCCCCAAGGAGATCGGCACGCGGGCCGCCGAGGAGGCGATCATCCTGCTCGGCGCGGTCTACCCGGTGCCCGGCGACCAGCCGGTGGTGCTCGGCAGCAAGAACTCCGGCGTCGTCATCCACGAGGCGGTCGGCCACCCCTTCGAGGCGGACGGGGTCTGGAAGAAGACCTCGATCATGTGGGACCGGATGGGCCAGAAGGTCGCAAGCCCCTTGGTCACGATCTACGACGACGCGACCATCCCGGAGGCGCGCGGCTCGCTCAACGTCGACGACGAGGGCACCGCCACCGGCAAGGCGGTGCTGGTCGACAAGGGGGTGCTCACCGGCTTCCTCCACGACCGGCTGTCGGCGAGGGTGCTGGGTACTACGCCCAACGGCCACGGCCGGCGGCAGTCGTTCCGCAACCCGCCGATCCCGCGCATGAACAACACCTTCCTGGCGCAGGGGTCGACGCCGCCTGAGGAGATCATCGCCTCGGTCAAGAAGGGCTTCTACGCATCAAGCTACGAGGGCGGCATGGTGCAGGGCACCGGCAAGTTCACCTTCTCGGTCAACCTCGGCTACTTGATCGAGGACGGCAAGCTCACCGCGCCGGTCAAGACCGCCACCCTGATCGGCATCAACCTGAAGATGCTCAATGACATCGAGATGGTGGGCAACGACCTCGGCACCTTCCTCGGCAGCTGCGGCAAGGGCGGCCAGTCCGCGCCGGTGACGGCCGGCAGCCCCACCTTCAAGGTTCGCGAGATGACGGTCGGAGGTCGGGCATGA
- a CDS encoding glycine zipper 2TM domain-containing protein, whose amino-acid sequence MMHRRSTAAVVVLLAGVFGLAALAGCGRSQQATSPGGEPHQAATATDREPADRARGEDGLSQREQALAEREAELDAREAELARQQGLPYQPASPGAAAPAEPDQIEPAEMPPEPTPAPIPVTLTTGTLVTVEFEQRLSSHESAGGQQFSVRVAEPVRVAEGIAIPTGSVVEGRVLEAKPAKKIGGRSSLAVEFVSVRLPSGETLPFAAAFSSKGKSSTGKDVGIIAGAAAGGAILGNQVFDDDGSAKGALIGAAAGAIAASQTRAKPVVIEAGTLTNLELTAPISLHIRP is encoded by the coding sequence ATGATGCACCGACGGTCCACAGCTGCTGTCGTCGTGCTGCTTGCCGGCGTCTTCGGGCTGGCCGCCCTGGCCGGCTGCGGGCGCTCGCAGCAGGCCACCTCGCCTGGCGGCGAGCCCCACCAGGCGGCGACCGCCACCGATCGGGAGCCGGCGGACCGCGCTCGGGGAGAGGACGGCCTCTCGCAGCGCGAGCAGGCGCTCGCCGAGCGCGAGGCGGAGCTCGATGCCCGCGAGGCCGAGCTCGCCCGCCAGCAAGGGCTCCCGTACCAGCCCGCATCGCCCGGCGCCGCGGCGCCGGCTGAGCCCGATCAGATCGAGCCGGCGGAGATGCCGCCGGAGCCGACCCCGGCCCCGATCCCGGTGACCCTGACGACCGGCACGCTCGTCACCGTCGAGTTCGAGCAGCGGCTGTCGAGCCACGAGAGCGCCGGGGGGCAGCAGTTCTCGGTCCGGGTGGCCGAGCCGGTGCGGGTCGCCGAGGGCATCGCCATCCCCACCGGGTCGGTGGTTGAGGGCAGGGTCCTCGAGGCGAAGCCGGCCAAGAAGATCGGCGGCCGGTCGAGCCTGGCCGTCGAGTTCGTCTCGGTCCGGCTGCCGAGCGGCGAGACGCTGCCGTTCGCTGCGGCCTTCTCGAGCAAGGGCAAGAGCTCGACCGGGAAGGACGTCGGGATCATCGCCGGCGCCGCAGCCGGCGGCGCCATCCTCGGCAACCAGGTGTTCGACGACGACGGCAGCGCCAAGGGTGCGCTGATCGGGGCGGCCGCGGGCGCGATCGCCGCGAGCCAGACCCGGGCCAAGCCGGTCGTGATCGAGGCTGGTACCCTCACCAACCTCGAGCTCACCGCGCCGATCAGCCTGCACATCAGGCCGTGA
- a CDS encoding alkaline phosphatase family protein, producing MLRRALLTAALAALLGLPAGCGSRPGRVIVLGLDGLDPRVINLLAAEGRLPSYTRLQAEGAFGPLEADLPLVSPVLWTTIATGRRPADHGITSFKAEDSAQPVTSAMRRVRALWGIASEAGRRVAVVGWWATWPPEAVNGAVVSDRTCYHLLFEKGQQGQLAIGDAVYPPALAERVAPMVRRPSDIGPAEAGRFISVPAEELARPFDFADDLSHFRWSLASATSYAAIGEDLWRTEQPDLLMVYIEATDSTSHLFGHLFRAEGLRGELAAQQARYGRAVEEMYAWSDELLGRLMAAAGDDTTLIVVSDHGFKLGTLHGDPSVTRDMRRVSTKAHEAQGIVGMWGRGVRPGTSVPGASQLDIAPTVLALLGLPASDDMPGRVLGGALAGVTPPRRVTSYERGPAAVPSTGDVGAVDEQVIAHLEALGYLDDGDPEPALRPVDVDVLLAAGRFEEGVQAYRSLIASNPDSPTLYLNLGYALEHLDRLDEALAALDRALELAPELALANYNRGVVLERLGDREGAIVAFRAAAQNDDTLTSARTALQRLTGSPLVYAPTTEQQARAAALAAEASGEARRGDYPRALELLAEAEQLWPDCPLVFQYRANVAYLMGDHLAALAALERAAALEPDNAAVRANLERLRRKLAPPGG from the coding sequence ATGCTGCGCCGCGCCCTGCTCACCGCCGCGCTCGCCGCCCTGCTCGGCCTGCCCGCCGGCTGCGGCTCCCGGCCGGGCCGGGTCATCGTGCTCGGGCTGGACGGGTTGGACCCGCGGGTCATCAACCTGCTGGCCGCCGAGGGCCGGCTGCCGTCCTACACCCGGCTCCAGGCCGAGGGCGCCTTTGGCCCGCTCGAGGCCGACCTCCCGCTGGTCAGCCCGGTGCTGTGGACCACGATCGCCACGGGGCGCCGGCCCGCTGACCACGGCATCACCAGCTTCAAGGCGGAAGACAGCGCGCAGCCCGTGACCAGCGCCATGCGGCGGGTGCGCGCGCTGTGGGGCATCGCCTCGGAGGCAGGGCGCCGGGTGGCGGTCGTCGGGTGGTGGGCGACCTGGCCGCCCGAGGCGGTCAACGGCGCGGTGGTCAGCGACAGGACCTGCTACCACCTGCTGTTCGAGAAGGGCCAGCAGGGGCAGCTTGCGATCGGGGACGCGGTCTACCCGCCGGCGCTCGCCGAGCGGGTGGCGCCGATGGTCCGCCGGCCATCCGACATCGGCCCCGCGGAGGCCGGCCGCTTCATCTCGGTGCCGGCCGAGGAGCTCGCCCGCCCGTTCGACTTCGCGGACGACCTCAGCCACTTCCGCTGGTCGTTGGCCTCGGCGACGAGCTACGCCGCGATCGGCGAGGACCTGTGGAGGACCGAGCAGCCGGATCTCCTAATGGTCTACATCGAGGCCACCGACTCCACCTCCCACCTGTTCGGCCACCTCTTCCGAGCCGAGGGCCTGCGCGGCGAGCTCGCCGCGCAGCAGGCCCGCTACGGCCGCGCCGTCGAGGAGATGTACGCCTGGTCGGACGAGCTGCTCGGCCGGCTGATGGCCGCGGCCGGTGACGACACCACCCTGATCGTGGTCTCGGACCACGGCTTCAAGCTCGGCACCCTGCACGGCGACCCCAGCGTGACCCGCGACATGCGCCGGGTCAGCACCAAGGCCCACGAGGCGCAGGGCATCGTCGGCATGTGGGGGCGGGGTGTGCGGCCGGGCACGTCGGTTCCCGGCGCGAGCCAGCTCGACATCGCGCCCACGGTCCTCGCCCTGCTCGGGCTGCCCGCGTCCGACGACATGCCGGGCCGAGTGCTCGGCGGGGCGCTGGCGGGCGTCACGCCGCCGAGACGGGTCACGAGCTACGAGCGCGGCCCGGCCGCCGTGCCATCGACCGGCGACGTCGGCGCGGTCGACGAGCAGGTCATCGCCCACCTGGAGGCGCTCGGCTACCTCGACGACGGTGATCCGGAGCCCGCGCTGCGCCCTGTCGATGTCGACGTGCTGCTCGCCGCCGGCCGCTTCGAGGAGGGGGTCCAAGCCTACCGCAGCCTGATCGCGAGCAACCCAGACAGCCCGACTCTCTACCTCAACCTCGGCTACGCCCTCGAGCACCTCGACCGTCTCGACGAGGCCCTGGCCGCGCTCGACCGGGCGCTCGAGCTCGCACCCGAGCTCGCGCTGGCCAACTACAACCGGGGCGTCGTGCTCGAGCGCCTCGGCGACCGCGAGGGCGCGATTGTCGCCTTCCGCGCGGCGGCCCAGAACGACGACACCCTGACCTCGGCCCGGACGGCGCTCCAGCGCCTGACCGGCAGCCCGCTGGTCTACGCGCCGACGACGGAGCAGCAGGCCCGCGCCGCGGCGCTGGCGGCCGAAGCGAGCGGCGAGGCTCGCCGGGGCGACTACCCGCGCGCGCTCGAGCTGCTGGCCGAGGCGGAGCAGCTGTGGCCGGACTGCCCGCTGGTCTTCCAGTACCGGGCCAACGTCGCCTACCTGATGGGTGACCACCTGGCGGCGCTGGCCGCACTCGAGCGGGCGGCCGCGCTCGAGCCGGACAACGCGGCGGTGCGGGCCAACCTGGAGCGGCTGCGCCGCAAGCTCGCCCCGCCCGGCGGTTGA
- a CDS encoding TldD/PmbA family protein, whose amino-acid sequence MSTGSNDLMALADQLVKLGIMKGADEIEVSIGDGSQFRAAIRDGALETLTESGSRQLAIRAFVDGRTANASSSDLSLDTLDRLVTNAVARARLGGKDEFAGLPALEKVTADAAELGIFDPAVLALTPEEKIAYATQAEAIGLKQAGVTKSLGASFVSADETTILANSKGFRGSYRSTGAFASAAFQAGEGDNLFQDGWFEGGPTRAALPEPEVLATTAARRVTRLIGARKVETQKVPVVVEPPVTAGLLDFLAEAVSGQAISRRQSFLVDRLGAKIAAGTVTIVDDGLLKHGFATAPFDGEGVPRRTTTLVEAGVLKSYLLDTYYARKLGMKSTGNAGGTTNLYLKAGAAKPEAIMASVERGLLLTGTIGFGTDPTTGDISIGAFGLWIENGVTTFPVAGITIAGNLGDLLQGIELVGDDLRFHGSTNGPTIKLAEMTIGGTTAT is encoded by the coding sequence ATGAGCACGGGCAGCAACGACCTGATGGCGCTCGCCGACCAGCTGGTGAAGCTGGGCATCATGAAGGGCGCGGACGAGATCGAGGTGTCGATCGGCGACGGCAGCCAGTTCCGCGCCGCGATCCGCGACGGAGCGCTCGAGACCCTGACCGAGTCCGGCTCGAGGCAGCTGGCGATCCGGGCCTTCGTCGACGGCCGCACCGCCAACGCATCCTCCTCCGACCTCTCGCTCGACACCCTCGACCGGCTGGTGACCAACGCGGTGGCGCGCGCCCGGCTCGGCGGCAAGGACGAGTTCGCGGGCCTGCCCGCGCTCGAGAAGGTCACGGCCGACGCCGCCGAGCTCGGCATCTTCGACCCCGCGGTCCTGGCGCTCACGCCCGAGGAGAAGATCGCCTACGCCACCCAGGCGGAGGCGATCGGCCTCAAGCAGGCGGGCGTCACCAAGTCGCTCGGCGCCTCGTTCGTGTCTGCCGACGAGACCACCATCCTCGCCAACTCGAAGGGCTTCCGCGGCAGCTACCGCAGCACCGGCGCGTTCGCCTCGGCGGCCTTCCAGGCCGGCGAGGGCGACAACCTGTTCCAGGACGGCTGGTTCGAGGGCGGGCCGACGCGAGCGGCGCTGCCCGAACCCGAGGTGCTGGCGACCACCGCCGCCCGCCGGGTGACCCGGCTGATCGGCGCCCGCAAGGTCGAGACCCAGAAGGTGCCGGTGGTCGTCGAGCCGCCGGTGACCGCCGGCCTGCTCGACTTCCTCGCCGAGGCGGTATCGGGCCAGGCGATCTCGCGCCGCCAGTCGTTCCTGGTCGACAGGCTGGGCGCGAAGATCGCCGCCGGCACCGTCACCATCGTCGACGACGGCCTGCTCAAGCACGGATTCGCCACCGCGCCGTTCGACGGCGAAGGCGTGCCGCGGCGCACCACCACGCTGGTCGAGGCGGGGGTGCTGAAGAGCTACCTGCTCGACACCTACTACGCCCGCAAGCTCGGGATGAAGTCGACGGGCAACGCCGGCGGCACCACCAACCTCTACCTGAAGGCGGGCGCCGCCAAACCCGAGGCGATCATGGCCTCGGTCGAGCGCGGGCTGCTGCTGACCGGCACCATCGGCTTCGGCACCGACCCGACGACCGGCGACATCTCGATCGGCGCCTTCGGGCTGTGGATCGAGAACGGCGTCACCACCTTCCCGGTTGCCGGGATCACCATCGCCGGCAACCTCGGCGACCTGCTCCAGGGCATCGAGCTGGTCGGCGACGACCTGCGCTTCCACGGCTCGACCAACGGCCCGACCATCAAGCTCGCCGAGATGACGATCGGCGGCACCACGGCCACGTAG
- a CDS encoding FecR family protein, protein MMLPTMTFKRVLLAVAVIGAAVLSAEEAEPPSYQLSAVERKLFRDLPAPETQLDSGAPIAAGDRLRTGARSSADILCPEAAARFRIAAKTRARLASETPGVLLELEEGRLRALFEKLTGSSRERLVTTPSAVLAVRGTEYGVEVDAKGNTTVTVFEGEVELVDVGRQGEPVRIGPGQYTRVRRGQPAQPPRPHEMTTHDWERGGRPDQPPPMAGPGFGAGGDGGSGPPDAGGPGSGAGAGSGGGSHRGGGGGGR, encoded by the coding sequence ATGATGCTCCCGACGATGACTTTCAAGAGGGTGCTGCTGGCAGTTGCCGTGATCGGGGCCGCCGTGCTGAGCGCGGAAGAGGCGGAGCCGCCGTCGTACCAGCTCTCGGCGGTGGAACGGAAGCTGTTCCGGGACCTTCCCGCCCCCGAGACGCAGCTCGACTCCGGAGCGCCGATCGCCGCCGGGGACCGGCTGCGCACCGGTGCGCGGTCGTCGGCCGACATCCTGTGCCCGGAGGCGGCAGCCCGGTTCCGGATCGCGGCCAAGACCCGGGCTCGGCTCGCCTCCGAGACGCCGGGAGTGCTGCTCGAGCTCGAAGAGGGGAGGCTCCGCGCGCTGTTCGAGAAGCTGACCGGGAGCTCGCGTGAGCGACTCGTCACCACGCCGTCGGCCGTGCTTGCCGTCCGCGGCACCGAGTATGGCGTCGAGGTCGATGCAAAGGGAAACACCACGGTCACGGTTTTCGAGGGCGAGGTCGAGCTTGTCGACGTCGGGCGCCAGGGCGAGCCGGTGCGCATCGGCCCCGGCCAGTACACCAGGGTCCGGCGCGGCCAGCCGGCGCAGCCGCCGCGGCCGCACGAGATGACGACGCACGACTGGGAGCGCGGCGGCCGGCCCGACCAGCCTCCTCCGATGGCGGGCCCGGGCTTCGGCGCCGGTGGCGACGGCGGAAGCGGCCCGCCGGACGCGGGCGGGCCGGGCAGCGGCGCCGGCGCCGGATCGGGCGGCGGCTCGCACCGCGGTGGTGGTGGCGGCGGCCGCTGA